CATGATGCCTGTTTCAACATGATGCCTGTTTGGTAAAAAACAAGCGCAACGCCGAATCTTGAAATATTTCCATTCGATGTAATCGTTTAAAATGTGAATGTTGCTGCTTTTAAGATCGATTATGTTGAACTTTCGGTCATTAAATGTACAGCAGAACTCGGAGCTCAGTTTTTGGAGGAGGAGGGGGGCGGGGCTCCCGTTCCGCGTCGTGAGTGATGTAGAAGATGTGATAATGAGAGGCCAAGGAGAGCAAGTGTTACCTCATTATTGTAATGAAAAAGATATCCCACCATTACATCAGTTGGAAAAAGTGGCAATTAAAGTGCCCAACAAGGTTCCTCGAGgcaagaagaagcagaagaaaaCGACTCTCCAAAGCCCATCTGTTGTGGATAATATCCGCCATGTAAAAGAAAAGCAGCTAATCCTCTTTATTCAAGTCtgctccccttttttttttccacaagtgaTTGCGCTGCTCATCCCTGACAAATTCCCACAATACCCCAAACAgtgcattaataataataataataataataataataataataataataataataataataataataatgatgatgatgatgatgatgtaataATTACGCAGGCAGCTTTCTCTGAAAAAAATCAGCTGCTTATGTTCGTggtttttatttatgtgttaATTTAGACAAAAATATGATGCTCTCAAGGCCAAAATTAGCAGGTAATATTCACGGCTACATTAATTACGCGCTGCTATTGCTTAAAGGCTGGTATTAATGATTTGgaacgcaccccccccccccccccccatcaccccctttACCCGCAGagcgcaataaataaataatggcacAGAAGTCATGCATATGAACAACATGCGTCGGCACTATACTGCAGTAATGGGCACAAGCTGCAGGGTCAATATGTTCGGCTAATATTTTCCAACACTGGCGACGCAGGCCGCAGATATTTCCGCAAATTGTGTGCCTTTTGCTGAGAAGAGGAGGGGTGGGCGATTTGTCCTCTTTTGCGCCATTATTCCACAGATACGGATATTGGATTTAGATACTGTGTTGAACATAATTGGGATGTAAACAGTGGAACCTGTAAAATCATTTTTTATCTGCGCTGGAACACGAGAACACGCCTGTATAATGTGTCGAATCCACGCAGTGAAAACGCGCCACTGTTTTCCACACAGAGGTGAAGCGTAAAGAACGAAATCTGACTCCCAGTTTTGCGCGTCCAACGGATTGCGCGTGAGCGGCGCGTCTGTCTGTGGTAGGAAGCGGAtgggattttttaaaaaaaaaataaataaataaataaataaatatccagAAAATGTTTGGAAAGAAAACgtggtgatttatttttttcctgcaaTAGTGGCAGGGATTGCGCAGAAGGTTTGCCTGCATTTCTCGTAATTTTTCGGATCGATGAGCcgcactgctaaaaaaaaaaaaaaaaaaaaaaaaaaaaaaagacagaaaagagAGAAGTATAATCCAACAAACGATCCCGGGGGCGTTCATTCACACTAACAGTTCTCCGGTCGGCGCGGACAGGCCAATAcacacacctatatatatatatatatatatatatatatatatatatatatatatatatatatatatatatatatatatatatatatatatatatatattaatcgaGATGTACAGAGATATTTAGAAAATTactatgtttttgtgttttttaacatAAATATATGCTTGATAAAATAACGGGGGATTGTGCGTAAATGATAGTGAGACTAACGGAAACAGAACAAATCACTCCAGAGTTGGTGTAAGACGTCAGGGAGATATAACACAATCCTTAGAACTTTGTGGgttgaaaaaaaaagttaagttCTCAAACGTTTATGGGAGCGCAGAATGAGCGGATTAGAGAACTCAGTGTTGTCTCTGAGAGCAGCTGCCGGAACCAAGGACAGGTTCCCAAAATCCTCAGAGAAACCGGTCAGCTGCTGCGCGTCCACCGAAAAACCAACTAAACAAAATGGAATTAAATTCAGtggttgaaatgaaatgaattaCCCTTGTTTTAAAAGATCACGTGCCCTTCTGCAAATTAATATATATAACATTAAAGTCAGTTTGACTGATTTTAACGTCacaaaaacatacagaaattaAGCAGTCAGGATTTCACTAATTGGCTTAAAATTCTATTTAAATATAATACAATTCTGAAGATCAGCCCATCATATcactttcttttattatttgttgtttattttgcactTTGTCTTGCTTTTGCGCACAAAAGAAATTTAGACTCGTGTTTCAATAGAAACGTCTGCAGTTCAAATTAGTATCATTATTTCTTTATTCATTCCGTTCGTCTCCATCTAATAAACTTTATAAGTTTATTTGCTAATGTAAGTGTATTtgtacaaaagacaaacaaacaatcagaCACGAGCAGCCCTCACGGCTCCGACATCAAGTCTTTGGGTCGGGACTGTTCGGCTCCAgattaaacacctcctctttctgtcacgtCTCTTCCAAAGCAGTCTTTTGGGGGTAATAAGTCCTGGGTTCGTGTTCGACCAGGTTTCTGGTCACCGTCtgatttgagggtttttttttttttttatcgcggGTGCGGTGTGCCGGGCATGGGGTTCGACAAGGGGTTCAGGGCCGGCTGCCCCCCCGGCCCGAGGCCGTGGATGAGCACCCTGGGGACCAGGGGTCTCTGGAGGCTCGGGTGCGGCGCGGAAGGAGTCCGGTACATGGAGTTGTACATGGCTGCGGCCGCCGCAGCCGCCGTGGTGCTGTCCACGGAGCCCAGCAGGCTCGGGTGGTAGAAATACGGCGACGGGAACATTCTCTGTAAGGCCGAGTAGTTTCCGGCTTCCGCCAGGAGCTCCAAACCCACCGCGGTCTGCCGCTTCCACTTGGTCCTGAAACCGGACAAATGCAGCCTTAATTCACCTGCAGGTCACTAACTATTCTGAGAAAAATAATTAAGCACAGAAACACTTTGATTTGAATAGCACACCTGTAGATCACacttcactgaaaaaaaaaaaaaaaaaaaaaaaaaaaaaatatatatatatatatatatatatatatatatatatatatatatatatatatatatatatatatatatgtctttcTTCGAAGAAACTTTTTAAACTCTACATTTTCATCACAAATTTAACAGacatccaaaaataaaaataatgtgcgACTTGATttagaattaaataaataaattgcaatctaaaaaaaaaacagttaatcaaaacaaaacaatatccAACCTCAAAAATTGTTGTTTACAAAAAAAATGCAATCTCGAAAATAGTCGATtcagattaaaaaaatgtaattttaaaaatgcaatcTCAAAAATTAAGACGACAAAAATAACGCAATCCAAAAAGAaacgtttaaaaacaaaaataaagtacAATCTGAAAAACAGAGTCGATAAATTGCAAAAATAAAGTCGTATACCGTTTTAGAAATTCACCAAAATTCAATTCTTCGTGGGAaatccacctcaacatgacacatGGTTTCATTATCAGTGTGTCATGTCAGATTTATTCAGCAAACAGGAGGCtgttaaaaaatgatttaattgGTTCCTCGTTGGATTTAAATGATGAAAACTGAAAATGATCAAGAATTATAATAAAactcaaacaaaaagacaaaatcagGTATTTTAATAGAGGTGTTTTTTGTACTATTTCTTTTAAATTGTATGagtttgatattattattattattattattattattattattcccggCTGCTGGTTGGCGCGCGGCTGTGCGGCTGCTGCTTACCGTCTGTTTTGGTACCAGGTCTTGACCTGCGTGTCTGTCAGGTTGAGGGCCGCAGCCAGGTCCATGCGGTCCTGCACACTGAGGTATTTTTGTCTCTCGAAGCTTCTCTCCAGCTGGTTCAGCTGGTGGTCCGTAAAGGCCGTGCGTGCTTTGCGGGGTTTTTTCGTGCGCACCGGCGGACTGTCCCTGCTACTGGAGATTTCCCGGTCGCCTTCTTCTTTAGTCCCTGAACACAGAGCCACACGGAGGGATTACAAATTCACTTCTCTTTGCAACTTTACTGCTGATCCAGTCGAACCAGAAATATGAGGTGAGGACGCGCGTGTTCATCCACACTGTGGCCTcctctaaaaaataaaatgactCCTCACGACTGAAGCCATGAaatgaaaagatttttttttttttttttcagaaaaccaCAAATCAATAGGTGAGTCGGTGCGTGTTTGTGGCACCGTGATCCCCCTCTACCAACAATAATCTCTCTAATTGATCCACGAGCGAGGCCCACGCACGGGGTTTAGATTTGTTTCAACATTAGTATAGCCACAAAttaccaattattattattattattataggttGTGTTTTTGTCGGTTTAtgaagtttatttttttaaaatctctTTTCGTGATATTTTTGCGCTCtcgctttttttattttatttttttcttaccgTTGCACTTGATGTCGCTTTGCAGCTCGTCTCTTTTGTCCAGTTTGCTTCGGGGTTCGTCTTGTTCCAGTTTGGGCCTGATGCCGTCCGGAGCAGCGGCACTTTCCGGTTTGGGTGAGGACACGCTGGTGCTGTAGGGCGCGCACGCCGCTAGCGGTTTGCTGTCCCCTAAAATGTCTTTGATTAAAAAGGACGAGGTGGCAGTCCTCGGGGCGCAGCCGGGCCCCGCCAGCGGCTGCTGCTGAGGTGACAACGGCAAACTCTGCGGCTGGttgtggtgatggtggtgatgctGAAGGCTGTCCTGCTGGACCAGATGCGGGTCGGCGCCGTGCTCCATGGTGACGGAGATGGGGGATGAGGGGGCCGTGCCCACAGTGTCTATCTCTGAGCATGGTGACGGCGTGGCCTGGCTCCTGAAGTCCGCCGTCCGGAAGTCCCCGTTCATCAGCACAGAGTTGGAGGCGCTGGATAAAATCGTGTCTATCCCAAAACTGGAGCCGCTGGACGCTTCCATGTTACCACCGCAGTGATGAAGTCTTCATACCAGCGAGGCGCGTGTCCCCTGATGATGCACGAACGAGGAATCAACAAACAGAAACAGGGACTGGTGCCAAGCGAGCCCCAGAGACCAAATCCACCTGTGGTCCGACACCGCGGCGCACGGCGAGCGCGGCTGTGCGCGTTAGTCCAGTGCACGGTGAACTTTGCGTTCAAAGTTGAGCCGTATACTCAGATATAGAGCGCGCCGACTCCTCGACACCAggctcctcttttttttttttctgataatcGCTCCGGTGTTGCTCGACAACCACTTCCTACAGTGACGTCACGGCCCTCGGCGAAGGGGAATTAATATTTTCTCCTTTATAATAAACACTCATCGCCTTTTCTCCCACCTCCCTCCCTCCGCTGTCATTGGCTTACATCACGACCGGCTGCGCCACCTCACCAATCACGCACTGCGTTCCGCACGCGCAAAGCGCCGCACAACTAGTGCAATTATTTCTCAAACGGCAAAAAAGTGGAAACGTTTAAATCAAACACGAGTATAAAAAGCTGGATTTTAAATGGATAGTAACAAACTTCTCAGCAAACTTTCTTTTTAATCCAAATTAATTGACTTTTTTTCAGAATTTGTTTTTAAACGTTTAGTAGGTTTGAATAAAGACCGtttgattattaaaaaaaatcctgtaaaTATATTGGAAAACAAACGAATTTTGGTGAAATCGCAGCTCGGTGATGGGAAGATGatgatgacatgatttttttttttttttaattattcttgaCTATATGGTGAATGTTTGGGGAATGGGCGGAGACCGTCGTGACAGCGCGTCCCGTTAACGACCGTGTCATCCTAATTAGTAAAGTGATTATGAGGCGCTAATGAGCAGGAGAACTTCTGCGCTTAATTCCGACGTGGATTTGAAGGATGCGGAGGAAAGCGCGCTGCGCGCTCACAGGCTGCACCTGACGCACAGTGTGCGGATGTTCTGAAGCGCTGCTCCCACTTTCTTCCCCTCCCGGTCGGACGAGTCTTTTCTGTCAGATGGATTTCAGTCTCTTACTTATTCGGAAATGAAAAGCTGAAgtcggagcttttttttttttttttttttctttgaagatGTAATTTTTCTCTCCAATCGGCCCTTAAACGCCAAGCGGATGGATGTTCTATATCTGTTGCGGACTTCTAGGTTTGTTCTTCTTTTAAATGCCgagttttattttattcttattaaGAGAAAATTAAAATGTTCTTACTGAATATTTTGCTGCTTGATTTTTAATGTTTTCCAGCTATTTATGTGCATTTATTGTCACTAATGTGATTAGAAGAATAAAGAGTATTGCAAAAGCCTTCCAGAATTTTTCCTAAAAAAGCTTTTTAGACTTATTTTGTTCTAAAAGtaactttttattttcttgcagcTGCATGCATGTTGACAGAAAATGATAGTTTATTTGATGACACTAATTATTCAAAGGTGTCAGCAAAATAGCTGCTTTATTTAAGTTAAATTTAGCTTTTTCACATggatttcaatatatatatatatatatatatatatatataagtgacgTTTGGAGCAATTTAGTGAAAAAAGAGATCAAACGCGTCACCTACAATAaagtattttatatatttttgattAAATGTTGAAGTAAACAGAAcaccataaaaataattttattgctGAAATAACGGTGTTTCTtttatgtggattttttttaatgtagagacATTTTTGGCCACTAGGCGGCGACAAAGCGAGGGCTCAGCGTGCTGCAGGACTGAGGCCTCAGTTTCCCTTTGATGAGCCCAGTGACGCCACATTTTAGCCAGGGAAAGTGATCCTAAACTGCACGGATGTGGTCATCACTCAGCCAGCAGAACCACGGTGTCAGTGATCAGAGAAGAAACACAAATATCAGAGATGTGCATGAAAACGTGCCGCCCGTAATCGTGCCTCTGCAAACCTCATTGTCTACAAATCACTCAGGTCAGATCAAAGCAATGCTTAAACACGCCAGTCAGTGTGTTGAGAGGAACGTGGGCTGCTCATCAGCCAACACAGGAACAATCAATCGCTTTATTAGGTTTAAGGCACCGCAGGAGCAAATCGAATGCTACCAGTTGGGGGCATCGTCTTATTGGCCCCTGCTGATGGTCAATGATGGGACAGTATAAGAGTGGCTGGCACCGTATTGATTCTGTTCACTGTCACTTCACTGCTGGCGACCTTAAGGTTGCAGTAAGGCAGCGTTTACAAGGAGACGCCCCATATTTGGGTTGTCAGTCACTGAAGATGTTCCAGATGTGGAGGCTGAGACAAAGCGATGCATTCTGATGGCTGATACCAGCTAAGGAGCATAACAGGACTGAAGtcagttttattttaaatttcttAAAATGACCCAGTACATTTTACAGAGTAAATCATCTCTGCAGGAGGGCATTTGATAACACTCCAAATAGTGTGAAATGAACACTATGCTAGTGTAAAACCAGGTGGTTTACAGCTTCTTCCTAGATGACATCAACCGCCGGAGTGCATCACCTTACCTCATCCTCCTCACTAACCTGTAACTCTATCTCTGCTATTCATTCCTCTTAAGTTTAATACTGTGACATAGTTGTACTAACACTGTTTGGAGTGGAACCAAAAGCATTCCTTTCGACTCTAgattttgtgactgtgcatgtgaACTAAGAACTTGATGTTCAGGAGTCACTCAGCACAGATTTAACATTATCTGGAAAAGTATTTGCATAAAGCTATTAAGGCATCATTTTAAAGCTGAatcaaaaaaaccccccaaaaaattgtAGTgaagaaaatgaatttatttatttaattttgtattgtGGAGAAACTTGCATGTGTTGGCTTTATGGTGGACAATGGAAATAGTAAAATGACTGAAAATGCAAAATGCAGTCTGATAGAAAAAGCTAATGTGAATAACGAAAGTGccttacaagaaaaaaaaaaatacatatactgTCCAATTCTGTCAAAATACTCTCCTATTAATTGCTAATAATTTTATTTACAGTTACTGTTTAAAATCACATATATTTATGCATACATTTTTCAGATTAATTCTGGTTATTATAAATTGTAGGATAATTTtcaattgtatttattttatacacaTGGAGAGAAATGTGTAATTCCTTCTGCACAATATTGTGtgtgcacatttttatttttcctgcCTGTGCTGAAATGATCTCTTATttctaaagtttaaaaaaaaaggtaatagTCTTCTATGAAATCTCTTCCAAAGCTTCATGGCCACTGTGACTCCTCTGTGACACTCGTAGGTCCGATCTGTTCTGAAGCATGTGACTGCAGCAAATATCACACATTTTCTGTTATTGTTGTTCAAG
The nucleotide sequence above comes from Thalassophryne amazonica chromosome 10, fThaAma1.1, whole genome shotgun sequence. Encoded proteins:
- the barhl2 gene encoding barH-like 2 homeobox protein gives rise to the protein MEASSGSSFGIDTILSSASNSVLMNGDFRTADFRSQATPSPCSEIDTVGTAPSSPISVTMEHGADPHLVQQDSLQHHHHHHNQPQSLPLSPQQQPLAGPGCAPRTATSSFLIKDILGDSKPLAACAPYSTSVSSPKPESAAAPDGIRPKLEQDEPRSKLDKRDELQSDIKCNGTKEEGDREISSSRDSPPVRTKKPRKARTAFTDHQLNQLERSFERQKYLSVQDRMDLAAALNLTDTQVKTWYQNRRTKWKRQTAVGLELLAEAGNYSALQRMFPSPYFYHPSLLGSVDSTTAAAAAAAMYNSMYRTPSAPHPSLQRPLVPRVLIHGLGPGGQPALNPLSNPMPGTPHPR